The Clostridia bacterium DNA segment GCATCCAGTCTTTTTCGATCAGCAAGACCCAATAGGTCAGCCAACACTTCGCTAACACCTTTTGCGGCTGCATCAAAATTTGTATGAGCGCTATAAACCGCTATATCATGCTTAATCAATTTTCGAATCATTCTGCCCTTGGATGTTCCATAATCAATATTTTGAAGAGCCTTAAAAAGAAAGGGGTGATGCGTTACAATCAAAGAGTGTCGTTTGGAAATAGCTTCATCAATAATTTCATCTGTTATATCCATCGCAAATAACGCACTTTCAACCTCTTGTTCTAGCTCACCTACCATCAGGCCTACATGATCCCAAGATTCTTTTAAATGCGTTGGTGCTATTTCTTCAATTGTTTGAACAATACTTTTAATCTTCATATCGTTCTATCAACCTTCCCAGTTTCTCGATTTCATCTTCCAAGGCTTTCATCTTTTCTTGCTCATTTGTTTTCGCTTGGCGTAATGAATTAAGAATGAACTGTTTGTGGTGTAACATATCTCCCATATATTCTACTAAATAAAGAGACCCGTTTTCAAGTAAAACAGGCCCAATTTGCAGATTTTCCCAGGATAGTTCTTGGATACTTGTTTCTCGGGAGGCAGACAAGACAAGATACAATCTTTTATCTTCTTTTATTAGGCACTCGTTGGTGATCCCGAAGCCCAATTCCAGCAACAGTTTTCGTACTCTTTCAGGCGAACTTTGGGGCTGGAGAACCAACTGTTTGATCTTATCCGTTTTTTCCGGATACTCCGTAAGAATTTTACAAATAGTGTGCCCACCCATGCCGGCAATGGCAACTCGGTCCATCTCATCAACAGATACTGGGCCTAAACCATCTCCCAATCGAATCTCAATTGAATCCTGAAGACCATGTGCCGCAACATTTTCAATGGCTGCCTTATAAGGACCTTTATGAATGTCCACACCCACCGCTTGTGCATATTTTTTTTCCTCTATCAAATGTATGAGCAGATATGCATGATCAGTCCCAATGTCTACTATGGTTTGACCATCCGTTAACAAGTTTGCAATGGCCTTCAATCTATGGCTTATTTTCAACATTCTGCTCCTCCATTTCTATACAAAAAAACCCCGTATAAACGGGGTTGGTGGGCGATGACGGGATCGAACCGCCGACATCCTGCTTGTAAGGCAGGCGCTCTCCCAGCTGAGCTAATCGCCCAATTTAATGGTGACCCGTAGGGGAATCGAACCCCTGATACCGCCGTGAAAGGGCGGTGTCTTAACCGCTTGACCAACGGGCCTAAAAATCGTTTTGGTGGGCCCACCAGGACTCGAACCTGGGACCTACCGGTTATGAGCCGGTAGCTCTAACCAACTGAGCTATGGGCCCAAAAAAGTGGCTCCCCGAGTAAGACTCGAACTTACAACCTATCGGTTAACAGCCGATTGCTCTACCATTGAGCTATCGAGGAATGTTGTTGCCCCTAACGACAAGACTTATTATACTCAGTGTGCTATGCCATGTCAACATTATTTTTAAAAAAATTCATTTTTTACAACTACACATCCATCGTGCAAAAATATCCTTGTATTATTGGATATTCAAGCCTAAAAAAGGGACCGAAGTCCCTTTCCATATTAGCTATTCTAAATAATCTTTCAACTTTTTCGAGCGACTTGGATGTCTCAGTTTTCTAAGCGCTTTTGCTTCAATCTGACGAATTCTCTCTCTCGTAACGCCAAATTTTTGTCCCACTTCTTCTAAAGTGCTCTGTCTACCATCGTCTAGACCAAAACGCAAACGAAGAACTTTTTCCTCACGTGGAGTCAAAGAATATAGTACTTCTTCAAGTTGTTCCTTCAAAAGTAGAAAACTAGCCGCATCCGGTGGAGCAGGAGCATCTTCATCAGGTATGAAATCGCCTAAGTGGCTATCCTCTTCTTCACCAATCGGTGTTTCTAGCGAAACAGGTTCTTGGGAAATCTTAGTGATCTCACGTACCTTCTCTACAGTCAAGTCCATTTCATCCGCTACTTCTTCATGGGTCGGTTCACGACCGAGTTCTTGCAACAGTTGGCGCTGCACTCGAATCAGCTTATTGATGGTTTCAACCATATGGACCGGTATACGAATAGTTCTTGCCTGGTCGGCAATGGCCCTTGTTATGGCTTGGCGTATCCACCAAGTAGCATAGGTACTAAATTTATACCCTTTTGTGTAATCAAACTTTTCTACCGCTTTGATTAATCCGAGATTACCTTCCTGAATTAAATCTAAAAACAACATGCCACGACCTACATATCGCTTGGCAATACTAACGACCAAACGCAAATTGGCTTCTGCCAATTCTTTTTTAGCCAACTCGCCGTCTGCTCCCCCTGCTTCCATACGCTTAGCAAGAGTAACTTCTTCTCCAGCAGTCAGTAGTGGCACCCTGCCGATTTCTTTCAGATACATACGAACAGGGTCGTCGATACCGACACCCTCCGGAATGGATAAATCGATCTCTGGTTTTTCCACAGGCTCGTCTTCCTCAACGACTTCGACCTCAGTCTCGTCCTTGACAATCGCGATTTTCACCTTTTCCAGTTCTTCCATAATGTATTTCATGTGTGTTGGTTCCAGCTTGAAATCATTGAAAATCTCGCCTACCATTGCATAAGTGACTTTTCCATTTTCCTTGCCTTCATCCTCCAGCACTTTAATTCTCTCGTCAATTTCTTCCACGATAGGGGCTTTCTTCTCTTCAAGTACAACCTCTTCTTTTTTAGCTGCCATATTATCCCCCCTTTATCCCGTACAATTTTACATTATATTCTATTTCGTTGTTCCTGTAAAGATTTGAACTTCTTTTTTAATTCTAGCAAGCCACTGCTATTTCCTTCTTTTTCTAGAAAATCCATTTTTGTTTTTATTTCTTCCATTTCCTTCTTAAGAGATTCTTTCTTAAGTGCTCCTATCCAAGCCTTGGCAGTTTCTACATTTAAAGGATTCATTTCATCCATAGTTATAGAAAGCACTTTCTTTTTCTCTTCCTCAGTCAGTTTTTCTAAAACCTCGTGGAAACTCAGCTTACCCTCGCATTCTAGTTCCTGCAGAAGACCAAAGCACCTCTTGGTCAAAGTACCATTGTATTCAATCGTCGAAATCTCATTTTGAAGTTTCTGGTAAATAGACAAATCACGCATACAAAGATTTAGCAACTCAGTTTCTTCCCTAGCTCCGATTTGGTCTATCGACTTCGCTTTCTTTTCTGCTCTCTCTTCTCTTCTTTCTATTCGACATTGTTCTTTGCGTTCCTCTAATCGGTCGTTGCTCTTTGACTTTTTAATTTCAAACCGAAGACTTTCTTCACTAATATCTAACTTTTTAGCAGTCAGTTTAATATACTCTGACATTTTGACTGCATTGCGTATTCTGCCAAGATACGGAACCAGCTTCTTGCTTAAAGCAACCTTTTGTTCAATATCATCTAAATTGCTATGACGTATACCCACTGAAAGCAAATACTCATAAAATGGAAGTGCTCGGTTAAGGACATGCTCAAAGGCTTCCCTGCCATTTTTCTTAATAAAATCATCCGGATCTTTTTCTTCGCCAAGGTCCGCCACTCTTACCAGTATATCCGATTCAGCAAAAGCCTCTGCAGCTCGAATAGTCGCTTTTCGTCCAGCGTTATCTGAATCATACACCAAGACCACTTCTTGCACATAGCGTGATAAAAGCGCAGCCTGCTCCTTCGTGAAAGCCGTACCGAGTGAGGCCACAGCATTGGTGAAGCCATTTTGATGGCTCATGGCCACATCCATATAGCCCTCCATAAGAAGCGCCGTAGATGTTCTTTTCATCTCAGGCAAGGCCAAATTAATCGCATACAAGTTATGCTTCTTTTGGAACATCGGCGTTTCAGGACTATTCAAGTACTTTGGCTCACCTGCCCCCAGGATTCTGCCACCAAAACCAATGATTTCCCCTTTTATATTCTCAATTGGAAACATCAAACGGTTACGGAATCTTGTATAGTACTTATGGTCATCCTTGCTGTTTGCAATGCCTGCTCTCTCCATATCCTTGGGTAAGAATTTCTTTTGCATCAAGTGGTTAATGAGGTCATCCCAACCAGCTGGTGCATAACCAATTTTAAATCGTTTCCTGGTTTCAGCAGTTACCTCCCTCTCGATGAGATAGGCTAATGCTTCCTTGCCACCTGTTTCAGAAAAACAAGCATAAAAATAGCGGGCTGCTTCAAGATTGATTTCTAGCAACGTGTGGTCTTTCTTATTCTCCCTGCTGGAACCTTTTTCTGGGACCAGTTCAATACCAGCCCGTTCCGCTAGTCTTTCCATTGCTTCTGTAAAGTCCAGGTGTTCATATTCCATCAGGAAATTGTAAATGTCGCCACCATTCTGACAACCGAAACAATAGTAAATTTGTTTTTCCCGGTTCACTGTAAACGATGGTGTCTTCTCTGAATGAAAAGGACATAAGGCGACAAAATGTTTCCCTTTTTTCTTAAGAGATACATATTCTCCAATTAAATCCACTATATCTACTGACTCCCGAATTTCTTCGATTGCATCCTGTCCGTAATATGGCATAATTTTCCCTTCCTTAAGTCTATCCTCATAGATTCGTGACAAAAACTCATTTCCCTCTATCAGTTTAGAGATTTCAAACATAAAGGTCAATAAAAGTCCCGGAGAAAATTCTCCGGGACCAAAAATTACTCATCTTCATGAATATCTTCCACTGGTTCATGTAAACCTTCGTAGGTTTTACCATGCTTTTTTGCGTAATCATAAATCGCTGCATTGATTGCTTCCTCTGCCAACAAACTACAATGTACCTTATTGGGAGGAAGTCCGTCCAAGGCATCCATAACGGCTTTATTGGTAATTTTCAGAGCTTCTTCTATCCTTTTACCCTTAACCAATTCTGTGGCCATACTGCTCGTAGCTACCGCCGCCCCACACCCAAATGTCTTGAAACTCACATCCTGTATAATATCATCTTCTATATTGAGGTAAATCCTCATAATATCTCCGCACTTCGCATTGCCAACCGTACCTACTGCATCGGCATCCTCCAAAATCCCTACATTCCTAGGATGATCAAAATGATCCATCACTTTATCGCTATACATTTAATTTTCCTCCTTTAGATAATCCTCATACAAAGGCGATAAATCTCTAAGCCTTTCAACAATTCCTGGTAGCACCTTAATAAGATGTTCTATTTGTTCCTCGTTATTTTCCATATAGTCTAAACTTATTCTTAAAGATCCATGTGCTATTTCATGTGGCAAACCAATAGCAAGCAACACATGACTTGGGTCCAATGAACCTGATGTGCAGGCTGAACCACTAGACGCCATAATTCCTTGTTTTTCCAATAGCATCAAAAGTGATTCTCCTTCAATAAAGCGGAAAGAAATATTCACATTTCCAGGAAGTCTATTCGTTAAATCACCGTTCAACCGACTATGTGGAACCGTAGCCAATACTGTTTCGATTAGGTGATTACGCCATCCAGTTACAACCTGATTTTTTCGTTCACGTTCCTCATAACTTTCTCTCAGCGCTTCACCTAGTGCAAGAATTCCTAATACATTCTCCGTACCAGCCCTTTTTTTCTTCTCTTGCGCTCCGCCATGAATCAGATTATCTAGCTTGATACCTTTTCTTATATAGAGCGCTCCAGTACCTTTCAAGCCATGCAACTTGTGTGCCGATAGAGATAGCATATCAATATTTTCTTCTTGAACATCAATATCTAGTTTTCCATATGCCTGTACCGCATCTGTGTGGAAAAGAATACCTTTTTCCCTAGCCAACTGCCCTATTTCTGAGATTGGCTGAATCGTCCCGATTTCATTATTCGCATACATTACACTAATCAAAATTGTGTCTTGTCGAATTTCCTTTTTAATATCCTCTACACTGACTAGTCCCTTTTCATCCACGGGTATATAACTTACACTAAAACCTTGTTTCTCCAAGTATTCACAAGTATGCAGCACCGCATGATGTTCAATTGCACTAGTAATGATATGACCGGATTTCATCTTAGCCGCCACACCTTTTATAGCCCAATTATCACTTTCCGTTCCACCGGAAGTAAAATATATTTCCTTTGCATCTGCCTTTAAACTCGCAGCTACCTCTTTGCGGACATTTTCAATTTCTGCTTTTGTCTGCTGAGCGCCATCATAAATACTAGATGGATTATAGTAGGTATTTTCAAGAACTGTATTGGCCACTTTAATGACTCGTTCAGAAGTTCTAGTAGTGGCAGCATTATCCATATATATCTCTTTCATATCATTTCTCCCTCTCTATAGCAATTCTTCTAGATTTGTTTCCTGGGCTACAAGTTGCATCTGCTTGGCCATCTTTGCCCAAATCCTATGGCTAGGACAGCTTTCATATTGAGGACAACTTGTCGTATCTTCGGTACATTCGACTAAATACAGCGATTCGTCTACTGCCTGCAGTATTTCCAGCACACTAATTTCTTTTGGACTTTTCGTCAAGCGATAACCCCCTTGGGTTCCACGACGTGTTGCCACTAAATCTGCCTTACGCATTTTGGCAAGTAAACGTTCTAAGTAATTTTCCGGTATATTCTGATTTTGGGATACGCTTTTAAGAGAAATGTACTCTTGGTCCTCAAAGGCGCGACCCAATTCCACCATCGCTCTTAGCCCATATCTTCCTTTAGTTGTAATCTTCATATGCAGCCCTCATTTCCAACTGTTTTACTTGGGTATAGAAATAATAACACCCTATCTCAAGCTTGTCAACCTCTGTATTACTGCAAATTCAGTATTCGAGGAACGGAAAAAATTCCTCTTTCATACCTGTAATCAAATAGGAGAATATATCTAGTTTCATCCCAGCCTTCAATAGAAGAAAGTACCTCCTGAAGACCAGCTATCGTTTTCTCATCAACAATTCCCTTTTCGACTGCTAACATTGGGAGTTTCTGCATCATCAAATAGCATTGTCTCGACACACTCAGCAATCTAGTGTACTTATAAATATCTCTCGAACTCTTGCAGTCTGTTAGCTGCGAAATAAGATCTATATATGACCGATTTATGGACAGCTTTTCGATTATTTGTTCTTGCCCCTTTTGTCCGCTCAATAAAAATTCTGGGATAAATTTCTTATCCGAAAGGAATAGATAATCCAAGAATATAAGTTCTCTAAGAAGTTCCTTGTCTGCGCATAGACCTGTTTCGTCAATCAAGCGGTAAACAGCATAGAATTTTCTATTCAAGCCCTTATAGCGTCCACCCTCCTGGTTGTGATAGCAGGCATCTAAATCGTAGAAAAACTGCAAGGCACCCCCTGGGTAAATGAATGGCATAATCTGCATAATATTGCGCATGATACTGCTATTGTAAAATCCATCTACTGCATTTTCTGCTTGTTTTAAAAAACATAGCTCTTCGAAATCGAGAACCCCTGTTTTCAATACTTCATATGGGGGTAAATCTTGGGATACAATCCCATATTCTTCTTTTCTGACATCTAAGGATGAACCAGGTAGGAGTTTCAAAAAACCCAACTGTAACATATGTGGGTGCATGGCCAGGGCATCTTCAAAAGACTTTTTAAAGGAATAAAAATCTTCAGCCGGTAACCCTGCTATTAGATCAAGATGAATATGCATATTCTCCTGCCTTACCAAGCGCAATATATTTTTTCTAATCTTTTCTACATCCGTCTTGCGTCCACACAATTTTAGCGTTTCTTGGTTTGTACTCTGCAAGCCAATCTCTAGTTGTACAAGATTGTCCGGCATATCCATAAGTATATCCATTGTTTCCTCATCAAATAGATCTGCGCTAACCTCAAAATGAAAACATGTTTTTTGAGGCGCTAATGAGCGAATATATTTTAAGATGGATTTTGTACGCACACCATCTAAATTAAACGTGCGGTCTACAAATTTGATCGTTTGTGGTTCAAATTGTAGCAGTTGAGTAATCTCTTCATATACCGTAGACAAATTCTTGTATCTAGTCCTTTTTTCCAAAGAGGAAAGACAATAAGCACAAGAAAAGGGGCAGCCTCTGCTGGACTCATAGTAGATAAGCTTGTCTCGATTCTCTTCAAGATCTAACTCTGTATAAGGGAAACGCAAGCTATTCATATCTAGATACGGTCTAGGTATGAATTCACAATCTCGAAGCATTAAACCTGCTAAATTTACCAATGGCTTTCCCTCATATAACCTATCGCAGAACTCCTTAAACGTTTCCTCGCCTTCACCAATAAATATGCCTTCAACCTCTGGTTGACTCTCGAATATCTGCTTGCATCGTCCAGTAGCCTCCGGTCCTCCTAGAAAGATTCGAATTTCAGGCATTATTTTTCTTATTTCTGTAATAAAACGCAAGGTGCGTTCAGAGTTCCATATATATACTGAGAACAACAATATATCCGGCTTTTTGTTTGCAACTTCTGCTAAACAAGACATAAACGACATATTGATAGTCATTTCCAGCTGTTGTACCTTGTACTTTGCTGGGACGTTGGCACTTAGGGAATACAGGGCTAAGGAACTATGTACATATTTTGCATTAAATGTTGTTAGAAGTATTTTCATCATGATTTTTTTAGGGGATAGCCGGTCGGTATAAAAAGAGACACATAAATCTGTGTGGCATAGGAATCCGTCATGCCTGAGATATAGTCTGCTACCTTTCGACTAATTGCATCGTCAACCTGCAAATATTCCTTGGGCAATTCATGGGGATTATTCATATAATATTCGAATAATTCTGTCAATAACCTCCGTACCTTTTTATCCTCGGTCTTTGCAGATGAACCGACATATACATGACTGAAGAGGTAATCACGCAGTTCACTCATAGCTCCACCAACTGTTTCACCCATCTGTATTTTATCTAAACCTTCACTCGTATTAATCATATCGCGCACCATCACATCTATTCTTTCACTATGTGAATTGCCCAATATTCTTAAACACTCCTTCGGAATATCTTTGGTTGAGATGATGTTTGCTCTTAATGCATCGTCTATATCATGGTTAACATAAGCAATCCGGTCAGCGATCTTTACAATTTGACCTTCCAACGTAATGGGAATCCCTGGACCCGTGTGGTTAAGGATGCCGTCCTTCACTTCCTGGGTGAGATTCAGCCCTTTTCGGTTATTCTCAAGGACCTCGACTATTCTTAAACTTTGCTCATTGTGTTTGAAACCTTGGGGTAGCAGTTCAGACAGCATTGACTCTCCGGCATGGCCAAATGGTGTATGCCCTAAATCATGTCCCAAAGCAATTGCTTCCACCAGGTCTTCATTTAAGCGAAGGCCTCGGGCAATCGTTCTAGATATCTGGGAGACTTCCAAGGTGTGGGTTAACCTAGTGCGAAAATGGTCTCCACCAGGTGAAATGAAAACCTGCGTCTTGTGTTTCAATCTCCGGAACGATTTAGCATGTACAATACGGTCCCTGTCCCTCTGGAAGGCTGTACGAATATCACAAGGTTCCTCTGCTCGATCTCTGCCCTTGCTCCGTTTGCTAAGGCAGGCTTTTTCACTCAATATTTGTTGTTCAATTTCTTCCCAACGTTCTCTATATAGCATGGTAGCTCCTTTAATCTGTATTGACCTCAAAATAAAAAATGAGGATGGAAAATTCCACCCTCATTGTATCACCATTATCAGACAAAATCATATGTCTATTTGTTGTTTATAACCGCTTGTGCTGCTGCTAATCTTGCAATAGGTACTCTAAACGGTGAGCAAGATACGTAATTTAGGCCAGCTCTGTAGCAGAAATCAATGGAAGAAGGATCTCCACCATGTTCTCCACAAATACCCAACTTGATATTAGGTCTAGTCTTTTTACCTTTTTCACATGCCATTTCAACGAGTTGTCCTACGCCGGTCTGGTCAAGTCTTGCAAAAGGATCAGCTTCAAAAATCTTTTTGTCGTAGTAATCATCTAAGAAATTACCAGCATCATCCCTTGAGAATCCAAATGTCATTTGAGTCAAATCATTGGTTCCAAAGGAGAAGAATTCAGCTTCTTTCGCAATTTCATCTGCAGTCAATGCAGCTCTTGGAATCTCAATCATAGTTCCAACCATGTATTTCAAGTCAGAGCCTTTTTCAGCGATGATAGCATCTGCTGTAGCAACTACGATATCTTTTACGTATTTCAGTTCCTTAACTTCTCCAACAAGTGGAATCATGATTTCTGGAACAATATCATAACCTTTGCGTGCTTTCACAGCGATGGCAGCTTCAATTATTGCTCTGGCTTGCATTTCAGCAATTTCAGGATAGGTTACTGCCAGACGACAGCCACGGTGTCCCATCATTGGATTAAATTCATGCAACAAATCAACTTTTGCTTGTAATTCATCTGCTGTAAGACCCATATCTTTCGCCAATTCAGCAATGGCTTCAGCATCGTGAGGTAAGAATTCATGCAATGGAGGATCCAGTAGACGTACCGTCACAGGTCTTCCTTCCATAGCTTCATAGATTCCTTCAAAATCGCCTCTTTGCATCGGAAGTAATTTGGCTAGAGCAACTCTTCTTTCTTTTTCATCAGATGAAAGAATCATCTTTCTAACACTTGCAATTCGTTCTTCTTCAAAGAACATATGCTCGGTCCGGCATAAGCCAATACCTTCAGCACCAAATCCAACTGCATTTAAAGCATCTTGAGGTGTATCAGCATTGGTACGTACCTTCATCGTCCGTACTTCATCGGCCCAAGCCATGAAGGTTGCAAAGTTTCCGGAAATCTCCGGTTCAACCGTCTTGATTGCAGAACCATAAACTTTACCAGTAGAACCATCAAGAGATATGTAGTCACCTTCGTTATATGTCTTACCAGATACTGTAAATACCTTATTTTCTTCGTCTACAGAAATTTCTCCACAGCCGGAAACACAACACGTTCCCATACCACGAGCAACTACTGCTGCGTGGGAAGTCATGCCACCGCGAACGGTAAGAATACCTTCTGCTGCTGCCATTCCTTCAATATCCTCTGGTGATGTTTCTAAACGAACTAGAATAACTTTTTCGCCAGCTTCTTTTGCATTTTTAGCATCTTCAGCAGTAAAGTAAACCTTACCGCATGCAGCTCCAGGAGATGCTGCCAAACCAGTAGCAATTACCTCGCCAGCAGCCAAAGCATCTTCATCAAACGCTGGGTGCAACAATTGATCCAGTTGTTTAGGTTCAACCTTCATTATTGCTTCTTCTGGTGTCAGCATACCTTCTTTAACCAAATCTACAGCAATCTGCAAAGCCGCAGCTGCTGTTCTTTTACCATTTCTAGTCTGCAAGAAGTACAATACACCGTCTTCAATCGTGAACTCCATGTCCTGCATGTCTCTGTAATGGTTTTCTAGGTTGCCGGCAATAGTCATAAACTGTTTGTATACTTCTGGCATATCTTCTTCCAAGGTAGAAATCGGTTTAGGGGTACGTATACCAGCCACAACGTCCTCACCTTGTGCATTGATTAAGTACTCACCATAAATCATTTTTTCGCCAGTAGCAGGGTTTCTAGTAAAGGCAACGCCTGTTCCAGAAGTATCACCCATGTTACCAAATACCATCTGCTGTACATTCACTGCAGTACCCCAGCTTGATGGAATATCATTCATTCTTCTGTACACGATTGCCCTTTGATTATCCCAAGATCTAAATACAGCAGTAATGGCTTCCATTAGCTGGTCTTTGGGGTCTTGTGGGAAATCTTCGTTCAGGTGTTCTTTATAGATAGCTTTGAATCTCTCCACTACCTCTTTCATATCTTCAGCCGTTAAATCGGTATCAAACTCAATATTCTTAGCTTCTTTGATGCTATCAAGTACTCTTTCAAAATGAGATTTAGGAATCTCTTTTACTACATCTGAGAACATCTGAATGAAACGTCTATAGGAATCGTATGCAAAACGAGGATTACCAGTTGCTTTTGCAAAGCCTTCTACAGATATATCCGTAAGTCCAAGATTCAAAACAGTATCCATCATACCAGGCATGGAAGCTCTAGCTCCAGACCGTACGGATACCAATAATGGAGCGGATTCATCACCGAAAGTCTTACCTGAAATTTTCTCAAGCTGTTTTAAAGACTCTGTGATCTGTCCTTTTATATCTGCATCGATTTTCTTTCCTTTTTCATAGTAATCAGTGCAAGCTTCTGTCGTTACGGTAAAGCCCTGTGGGATTGGCATACCCATTTTGGTCATCTCTGCCAAATTGGCCCCTTTTCCCCCTAGAAGATTCTTCATAGAAGCATCGCCTTCACTAAACATGTACACAAATTTCATTGCCATCATTATCCTCCCAATATTTATTTTTCCGGTCAATCCGGCTTATTAACTGTTTAAAACCCTTTGAAGTATAACACAAACCCCACTCTTATTCCATATGTTGTTGTTTCGTGTTATTCCTTCTCCACTATTTGGGAAAAATCAGCAATATCCCTAGTTAAAGAAACAACTTTATCCAGCAAAGCCAGTCTGTTTTCCCTTATGGACTCATCATCAACCATAACCATGGTATTCTCTAGAAAATAATCTATATCATCCTTCAATTCCGCCACGAACAATAAAGCTTGGTAATAATCTTGAGATTGCTTTTTCTCAATAATATTTGCTTCAATCTTATCTAGGGCACTAGCTAAGCGTTGTTCTGGCACTTCTTTCATCAAATTGGCAGCAAATTCAATTCCTTTTGATTTTTGGCTAAGGTTATTTGCCCGTTTAATACCCTGCAACAAAATACTGAAAGCATCTTCGTCTGAAAAACGCTCAATTGCGCGAGCCCGGAGTAAGGTATCGTGAAAACGTAAGGAACGAACACGCGTGACAGCATCTACCTGATCATAGGAAATTCCTTTATCCTGCAAGTCTTTTTTGACACGTTGTAAAAAGAATTCTTCAACAATTTCTTCATTATCAAAAGAAATACGATCCTTGTAAAGTGACTTAGCATAATCAATAATCTCACTAAAATCCAAGTCCAATGCATGCTTCAAAACAATCTGCAGTATACCCTGAGCAGCTCTACGCAGTGCATATGGATCTTGCGATCCTGTTGGGATCAGTCCTACACCCATCACACCTACAATGGAATCAAGTTTGTCAGCCATCGCCACAATCTGTCCAGGTAAACTACTCGGTACAGCATCACCTTGGAAACGTGGCATATAATGCTCGCGAATACCTTGAGCGACTA contains these protein-coding regions:
- a CDS encoding SAM-dependent methyltransferase, which gives rise to MLKISHRLKAIANLLTDGQTIVDIGTDHAYLLIHLIEEKKYAQAVGVDIHKGPYKAAIENVAAHGLQDSIEIRLGDGLGPVSVDEMDRVAIAGMGGHTICKILTEYPEKTDKIKQLVLQPQSSPERVRKLLLELGFGITNECLIKEDKRLYLVLSASRETSIQELSWENLQIGPVLLENGSLYLVEYMGDMLHHKQFILNSLRQAKTNEQEKMKALEDEIEKLGRLIERYED
- the rpoD gene encoding RNA polymerase sigma factor RpoD, yielding MAAKKEEVVLEEKKAPIVEEIDERIKVLEDEGKENGKVTYAMVGEIFNDFKLEPTHMKYIMEELEKVKIAIVKDETEVEVVEEDEPVEKPEIDLSIPEGVGIDDPVRMYLKEIGRVPLLTAGEEVTLAKRMEAGGADGELAKKELAEANLRLVVSIAKRYVGRGMLFLDLIQEGNLGLIKAVEKFDYTKGYKFSTYATWWIRQAITRAIADQARTIRIPVHMVETINKLIRVQRQLLQELGREPTHEEVADEMDLTVEKVREITKISQEPVSLETPIGEEEDSHLGDFIPDEDAPAPPDAASFLLLKEQLEEVLYSLTPREEKVLRLRFGLDDGRQSTLEEVGQKFGVTRERIRQIEAKALRKLRHPSRSKKLKDYLE
- a CDS encoding DNA primase — translated: MSRIYEDRLKEGKIMPYYGQDAIEEIRESVDIVDLIGEYVSLKKKGKHFVALCPFHSEKTPSFTVNREKQIYYCFGCQNGGDIYNFLMEYEHLDFTEAMERLAERAGIELVPEKGSSRENKKDHTLLEINLEAARYFYACFSETGGKEALAYLIEREVTAETRKRFKIGYAPAGWDDLINHLMQKKFLPKDMERAGIANSKDDHKYYTRFRNRLMFPIENIKGEIIGFGGRILGAGEPKYLNSPETPMFQKKHNLYAINLALPEMKRTSTALLMEGYMDVAMSHQNGFTNAVASLGTAFTKEQAALLSRYVQEVVLVYDSDNAGRKATIRAAEAFAESDILVRVADLGEEKDPDDFIKKNGREAFEHVLNRALPFYEYLLSVGIRHSNLDDIEQKVALSKKLVPYLGRIRNAVKMSEYIKLTAKKLDISEESLRFEIKKSKSNDRLEERKEQCRIERREERAEKKAKSIDQIGAREETELLNLCMRDLSIYQKLQNEISTIEYNGTLTKRCFGLLQELECEGKLSFHEVLEKLTEEEKKKVLSITMDEMNPLNVETAKAWIGALKKESLKKEMEEIKTKMDFLEKEGNSSGLLELKKKFKSLQEQRNRI
- the nifU gene encoding Fe-S cluster assembly scaffold protein NifU; translated protein: MYSDKVMDHFDHPRNVGILEDADAVGTVGNAKCGDIMRIYLNIEDDIIQDVSFKTFGCGAAVATSSMATELVKGKRIEEALKITNKAVMDALDGLPPNKVHCSLLAEEAINAAIYDYAKKHGKTYEGLHEPVEDIHEDE
- the nifS gene encoding cysteine desulfurase NifS; this encodes MKEIYMDNAATTRTSERVIKVANTVLENTYYNPSSIYDGAQQTKAEIENVRKEVAASLKADAKEIYFTSGGTESDNWAIKGVAAKMKSGHIITSAIEHHAVLHTCEYLEKQGFSVSYIPVDEKGLVSVEDIKKEIRQDTILISVMYANNEIGTIQPISEIGQLAREKGILFHTDAVQAYGKLDIDVQEENIDMLSLSAHKLHGLKGTGALYIRKGIKLDNLIHGGAQEKKKRAGTENVLGILALGEALRESYEERERKNQVVTGWRNHLIETVLATVPHSRLNGDLTNRLPGNVNISFRFIEGESLLMLLEKQGIMASSGSACTSGSLDPSHVLLAIGLPHEIAHGSLRISLDYMENNEEQIEHLIKVLPGIVERLRDLSPLYEDYLKEEN
- a CDS encoding Rrf2 family transcriptional regulator — encoded protein: MKITTKGRYGLRAMVELGRAFEDQEYISLKSVSQNQNIPENYLERLLAKMRKADLVATRRGTQGGYRLTKSPKEISVLEILQAVDESLYLVECTEDTTSCPQYESCPSHRIWAKMAKQMQLVAQETNLEELL
- a CDS encoding DUF4080 domain-containing protein — protein: MMKILLTTFNAKYVHSSLALYSLSANVPAKYKVQQLEMTINMSFMSCLAEVANKKPDILLFSVYIWNSERTLRFITEIRKIMPEIRIFLGGPEATGRCKQIFESQPEVEGIFIGEGEETFKEFCDRLYEGKPLVNLAGLMLRDCEFIPRPYLDMNSLRFPYTELDLEENRDKLIYYESSRGCPFSCAYCLSSLEKRTRYKNLSTVYEEITQLLQFEPQTIKFVDRTFNLDGVRTKSILKYIRSLAPQKTCFHFEVSADLFDEETMDILMDMPDNLVQLEIGLQSTNQETLKLCGRKTDVEKIRKNILRLVRQENMHIHLDLIAGLPAEDFYSFKKSFEDALAMHPHMLQLGFLKLLPGSSLDVRKEEYGIVSQDLPPYEVLKTGVLDFEELCFLKQAENAVDGFYNSSIMRNIMQIMPFIYPGGALQFFYDLDACYHNQEGGRYKGLNRKFYAVYRLIDETGLCADKELLRELIFLDYLFLSDKKFIPEFLLSGQKGQEQIIEKLSINRSYIDLISQLTDCKSSRDIYKYTRLLSVSRQCYLMMQKLPMLAVEKGIVDEKTIAGLQEVLSSIEGWDETRYILLFDYRYERGIFSVPRILNLQ